From the genome of Gracilinanus agilis isolate LMUSP501 chromosome 2, AgileGrace, whole genome shotgun sequence, one region includes:
- the POLL gene encoding DNA polymerase lambda, with amino-acid sequence MEPRGILKAFPKRKKMRTESDGSGLLKIPKKEKAEAGEWLSTLQVHVLPVGIGRARAEIFEKQIIQHGGQICSPKAPGITHIVVDETVDGERALRLLKLPQLPLGAQLVKSAWLSQCLQEQKLVDTAGFHVIIPNRFLNKTDMSFQPGPSGTSVLSSVALLAQSQEPHSQLSIQPQANSDDEDSDEEEVQVTPDDLEALITGRYPSTPEGDTEPSLAPNLSDKWVCAQPSSQKMTNHNLHITEKLEVLAKAYAVQGDRWRTLGYSKAINALKSFPKPVSSYQEACGIPGIGKRMAEKIMEIVESGHLRKLDHISDSVPVLELFSNIWGVGAKTAQMWYQQGFRTLEDIQSQATLSTQQAIGLKHYEDFLERIPREEAAEIEKTVRETAHTLNPGLLSVACGSYRRGKATCGDVDVLVTHPDGRSHQGIFSRLLDALRKRGFLTDDLVSQDDNGQQQKYLGVCQLPGPGRHHRRLDIIVVPYSEFACALLYFTGSAYFNRSMRALAKTKGMSLSEHALSTAIVRDGHGVKVGPGRALPTPTEKDVFKLLGLPYREPSERDW; translated from the exons ATGGAGCCTCGAGGGATCTTGAAGGCCTTTCCCAAACGGAAGAAAATGAGAACTGAGTCTGATGGGAGTGGACTTTTGAAGATTCCCAAGAAGGAAAAAGCAGAAGCTGGAG AGTGGCTGAGCACACTGCAAGTCCACGTGCTACCAGTGGGCATCGGTCGAGCCCGGGCAGAGATCTTTGAGAAGCAAATCATTCAGCATGGGGGCCAAATCTGCTCCCCTAAGGCCCCAGGGATCACTCACATTGTGGTGGATGAAACTGTGGATGGTGAGCGAGCCCTACGCCTCCTTAAGCTACCGCAGCTGCCCCTTGGGGCCCAGCTGGTGAAGTCAGCATGGCTGAGCCAGTGTTTACAGGAGCAGAAACTGGTGGACACTGCTGGATTCCATGTCATCATTCCTAACAG GTTCCTGAACAAGACAGACATGTCTTTCCAACCAGGGCCCTCTGGAACTTCAGTGCTTTCTTCTGTTGCTCTTTTGGCCCAATCCCAGGAACCACACTCACAATTGAGCATCCAGCCACAG GCTAACTCTGATGATGAAGACAGTGATGAAGAGGAAGTACAGGTTACCCCTGATGACCTGGAAGCCCTGATCACTGGCCGATACCCAAGCACCCCTGAGGGAGACACTGAGCCCAGCCTGGCTCCTAACCTCAGTGATAAGTGGGTGTGTGCCCAACCCTCTAGTCAGAAGATGACCAACCACAACCTTCACATTACAGAGAAGCTGGAAGTACTGGCTAAAGCCTATGCTGTCCAAGGTGACAGATGGCGGACTCTAGGCTACTCCAAGGCTATTAATGCCCTCAAGAGCTTTCCCAAGCCTGTTTCTTCCTACCAG GAAGCCTGTGGCATCCCAGGGATTGGAAAGCGCATGGCAGAGAAGATCATGGAGATTGTCGAGAGTGGTCATCTTCGGAAACTGGACCATATCAGTGACAGTGTACCTGTCCTAGAGCTCTTCTCCAACATCTGGGGAGTGGGAGCCAAGACTGCCCAGATGTGGTACCAGCAG GGCTTCCGGACTCTGGAGGACATTCAAAGTCAGGCCACCCTGAGTACTCAGCAGGCTATTGGCTTAAAGCATTATGAGGACTTCCTCGAGCGCATACCCAGGGAAGAGGCAGCAGAGATCGAGAAAACT GTCCGGGAGACAGCTCATACTCTCAATCCTGGGTTGCTCTCTGTGGCATGTGGCTCCTATCGCCGGGGTAAGGCTACGTGTGGGGATGTTGATGTGCTGGTCACTCACCCAGATGGACGGTCTCATCAGGGCATCTTCAGTCGGCTCCTGGATGCCCTTCGGAAACGAG GGTTCCTGACAGATGACCTGGTCAGCCAGGATGATAATGGGCAGCAGCAGAAGTACCTGGGCGTGTGCCAGTTGCCAGGGCCTGGCCGGCACCACCGGCGCTTGGACATCATTGTGGTGCCCTATAGTGAGTTTGCCTGTGCCTTACTGTATTTCACTGGCTCTGCCTACTTTAACCGCTCCATGAGGGCACTGGCCAAAACAAAGGGCATGAGCTTGTCAGAACATGCACTCAGCACTGCCATTGTGCGTGATGGCCATGGTGTCAAGGTGGGGCCAGGCCGGGCATTGCCCACCCCCACAGAGAAGGATGTCTTCAAACTTTTGGGCCTGCCATACCGTGAGCCCTCTGAGCGGGACTGGTGA